A region of the Thermus sp. LT1-2-5 genome:
CCTTCTTTCGGGCCTCCTTCGGCCCGAGCGCGGGCGGGTGGAAGGGGGGCGTTCCGCCTACTTGCCCCAGACCCCACCCCTACTGCGGCGGAGCGTCCTGGAAAACGCCGCCTTTGGTCTCCGTCTCCGGGGCGTGGCCAAGCGGGAGGCTCGAGAGCGGGCACGAGCGCTTCTGGCGCGGGTGGGCTTGGCGGAAAAGGCGCATCAGCCCGCCCACCTCCTCTCGGGTGGGGAAGCGGTGCGCCTAGCCCTGGCCCGCACCCTTGTGGTGGAGCCCGAGGTCCTGCTCCTGGACGAACCCACCGCCAGCCTGGACCCCGCCAACGCCGCCCAAGTGGAAGCCCTCCTCCTGGAGGCAGCGGAGGGGCGAGGGGTGATCCTCGCCACCCATGACCTCTTCCAGGCCAAGCGGCTGGCGAAACGGGTGGTCTTCCTCTACCTGGGCCAGGTGGTGGAGGAAGGGGAGGCCAGCGCCTTCTTCCAAAGCCCTAAGGACCCTAGGACCCAGGCCTTTTTGCAGGGCCGCCTCCTCCCCTAAAGGCCCCGGAGCTGGCGGTAGGCCTCGTAGGCCGCCACCCCCACGGCCACCGCCAGGTTGAGGGAACGCACCGGCCCCGGCATGGGGATGTTCAGGGAGGGAAAGCGGGCCAGCACCCCCTCGGGTAGCCCCCGGGTTTCCGGGCCGAAAAGAAGGTAGTCCCCTTCCTGGAAGCGGGCCTGGTAGAAGCTTTCCTGCCCCCGGGCGCTAAAGGCCCACACCCGGGCCGAGGGGGGGAGGGTGGCGAGGAAGGCCTCCCAATCGCCATGGACCCGGAGGTCCACGTGGGGCCAGTAGTCCAGCCCCGCCCGCCTGAGCTTGGGGCTGGAAAGGAGAAAGCCGAAAGGGCGGATGAGGTGTAAGGGCCACCCCAAGGCAGCGGCGGTGCGGGCAACGTTCCCCACGTTTTGGGGGATTTCTGGCTGGTAAAGGACCAGGTGGACCATCACCGCCTCCGGTACCGGGTGGCCGCACCCCGGCCTAACCGCTCCGCCCGCCCCTCGCGGAGAAGCCGGTTCAATAAGGCCAAGGCGGCCTTAGGGCGCAGGCCCAGGTAGGCCTCCACCTCCCGCCTTGACCGAGGGGTTTCCAAAAGCGCCAGGGCCCGCTCCGCCAAGGGGTCCCGCCGGGCCAGGTGGTACCGCCCCCCTTCCCTGCGCAAAAGGCCCATGCGCTCCATGCGGGCAAGCACCTTCTTGCTCGCCTCCTCGGAAAGCTGCAGGGCCCGGGCAAGCTCCCCTAAGGTGGCCTCCCCCACCCGCCTCAGGTGGCCCACGGCGATGAGGTGGTCCAGGCTGAAGGCACCAAAGCGCTCCTGGGCCTCGGCCAGCTCCCGCACGAAGGCTTCGTCCAGCTCGGGGTTATAGAGGATGAGGATCAGGGCCTCCGGGTAAAGCCGGTACTCCGGGGGCTCCTTGCCGTGCTTGAGGAGGAGGCGGTACATCTTGTCCACCCCGCTGCCCGCCCGCTCCACGTACCCCAGGCGGTAGAGGGCCTCAGCCAGGCGGGGGTTGCGCCGC
Encoded here:
- a CDS encoding tRNA (cytidine(34)-2'-O)-methyltransferase; translated protein: MVHLVLYQPEIPQNVGNVARTAAALGWPLHLIRPFGFLLSSPKLRRAGLDYWPHVDLRVHGDWEAFLATLPPSARVWAFSARGQESFYQARFQEGDYLLFGPETRGLPEGVLARFPSLNIPMPGPVRSLNLAVAVGVAAYEAYRQLRGL
- a CDS encoding ATP-binding cassette domain-containing protein, translating into MRPVLWAEGLVHRQGAFCLEVERLQVHPGEILAVLGPSGSGKTTLLRLLSGLLRPERGRVEGGRSAYLPQTPPLLRRSVLENAAFGLRLRGVAKREARERARALLARVGLAEKAHQPAHLLSGGEAVRLALARTLVVEPEVLLLDEPTASLDPANAAQVEALLLEAAEGRGVILATHDLFQAKRLAKRVVFLYLGQVVEEGEASAFFQSPKDPRTQAFLQGRLLP